One part of the Streptomyces lienomycini genome encodes these proteins:
- the nuoN gene encoding NADH-quinone oxidoreductase subunit NuoN: protein MSATAVHSLWTTAATAADPIAKIDAPKIEYGQLSPVLIVMGAAIIGILVEAFVPRRSRYYAQMFVSVVALIAAFAAVVALAARGYGTTKAGITAMGAVAVDGPALFLQGTILLTSLVGLFTFAERRLDPELHGNRVDSFAAQAAAVPGSESEQKAVKAGFTTTEVFPLLLFAVVGMLVFPAANDLLTLFVALEVFSLPLYLLCALARRKRLMSQEAAVKYFLLGAFASAFTLFGIALLYGYAGSMSYGTIAQVVDGTVQNITPALADTMGNDALLLVGSALIVMGLLFKVGAVPFHMWTPDVYQGAPTPVTGFMAAATKVAAFGALLRILYVVLPGLRWDWRPVMWGVAIVTMLAGAIVAITQTDIKRLLAYSSIAHAGFILAGVIATTPEGISSVLFYLAAYSFVTIGAFAVVTLVRDAGGEATHLSKWAGLGRRSPLVAAVFAVFLLAFAGIPLTSGFSGKFAVFKAAAEGGAAPLVVIGVISSAIAAFFYIRVIVLMFFSEPRPEGPTVAVPSPLTMTAIAVGVAVTVVLGVAPQYFLDLAGQAGVFVR, encoded by the coding sequence GTGAGCGCAACAGCCGTCCACAGCCTGTGGACAACGGCGGCGACGGCGGCCGACCCGATCGCCAAGATCGACGCCCCGAAGATCGAGTACGGGCAGCTGTCGCCCGTCCTGATCGTCATGGGCGCGGCGATCATCGGAATCCTGGTCGAGGCCTTCGTGCCGCGCCGGTCCCGCTACTACGCCCAGATGTTCGTGTCCGTCGTCGCCCTGATCGCGGCGTTCGCGGCGGTCGTCGCGCTCGCGGCGCGCGGGTACGGCACGACCAAGGCCGGCATCACGGCGATGGGCGCCGTCGCCGTCGACGGACCGGCCCTGTTCCTGCAGGGCACCATCCTGCTGACCAGCCTGGTCGGCCTCTTCACCTTCGCCGAGCGGCGCCTCGACCCGGAGCTGCACGGCAACCGCGTCGACTCCTTCGCCGCGCAGGCGGCCGCCGTACCCGGCAGCGAGAGCGAGCAGAAGGCGGTCAAGGCGGGCTTCACCACCACGGAGGTGTTCCCGCTCCTGCTCTTCGCCGTCGTCGGCATGCTGGTCTTCCCGGCGGCCAACGACCTGCTGACGCTCTTCGTGGCCCTGGAGGTCTTCTCCCTCCCGCTGTACCTGCTGTGCGCGCTGGCCCGCCGCAAGCGGCTCATGTCGCAGGAGGCGGCGGTCAAGTACTTCCTGCTCGGCGCGTTCGCCTCCGCGTTCACCCTGTTCGGCATCGCCCTGCTCTACGGCTACGCGGGCTCGATGTCGTACGGCACGATCGCCCAGGTCGTCGACGGCACGGTGCAGAACATCACCCCGGCGCTCGCCGACACCATGGGCAACGACGCCCTGCTGCTCGTCGGCTCCGCGCTGATCGTCATGGGCCTGCTGTTCAAGGTGGGCGCGGTGCCGTTCCACATGTGGACGCCGGACGTGTACCAGGGTGCGCCGACGCCGGTGACCGGCTTCATGGCGGCGGCGACCAAGGTGGCCGCCTTCGGCGCCCTGCTCCGCATCCTGTACGTCGTCCTGCCCGGCCTGCGCTGGGACTGGCGGCCGGTGATGTGGGGCGTGGCGATCGTCACCATGCTGGCCGGCGCGATCGTCGCGATCACGCAGACCGACATCAAGCGGCTGCTGGCGTACTCGTCGATCGCGCACGCGGGCTTCATCCTCGCCGGTGTGATCGCGACGACGCCGGAGGGCATCTCGTCCGTCCTCTTCTACCTCGCCGCGTACTCCTTCGTCACGATCGGTGCCTTCGCGGTCGTCACGCTGGTGCGCGACGCGGGCGGCGAGGCGACGCACCTGTCGAAGTGGGCCGGGCTCGGCCGCAGGTCCCCGTTGGTGGCGGCGGTGTTCGCGGTGTTCCTGCTGGCCTTCGCCGGTATCCCGCTGACCTCCGGGTTCTCCGGGAAGTTCGCCGTGTTCAAGGCGGCGGCGGAGGGCGGTGCGGCCCCGCTGGTCGTGATCGGTGTGATCTCGTCGGCGATCGCGGCGTTCTTCTACATCCGCGTGATCGTGCTCATGTTCTTCAGCGAGCCCCGCCCCGAGGGCCCGACGGTCGCGGTGCCGTCCCCGCTGACGATGACGGCGATCGCCGTGGGCGTGGCGGTCACGGTGGTGCTCGGTGTGGCGCCGCAGTACTTCCTGGACCTGGCGGGTCAGGCGGGGGTGTTCGTGCGCTGA